Proteins found in one Candidatus Hydrogenedens sp. genomic segment:
- a CDS encoding NAD(P)H-dependent oxidoreductase, with product MKILSILGSPRKNGNTAHALSYIEEQLKQQKHEIKHIHVSNLSIEGCRECYWCKKEDSFLCCNNDDAIPLLNDMIEADAIIFSAPTFCWGFPAQMKALLDRMFCLISWEEGSTESKSLLEGKTMALIVTAGGEIKNNAELLGIAFNNMVEFMNCKSAGVVYIAPCEGVRSVNDVIKRQLDEVAKNLIG from the coding sequence ATGAAAATTCTATCCATATTAGGTAGTCCCAGAAAAAATGGGAATACAGCACATGCATTAAGCTATATTGAAGAACAACTCAAACAACAAAAACACGAAATTAAACACATCCACGTCTCAAATTTATCCATTGAAGGATGTAGAGAATGTTATTGGTGTAAAAAAGAAGATTCTTTTCTATGCTGTAATAACGATGACGCTATTCCTTTATTAAATGATATGATTGAAGCAGATGCTATTATCTTCTCAGCACCGACTTTTTGCTGGGGTTTTCCTGCACAAATGAAAGCACTCCTTGACCGTATGTTCTGTTTAATCTCATGGGAAGAAGGCAGTACCGAAAGCAAATCCTTATTAGAAGGCAAAACAATGGCACTCATTGTAACCGCAGGCGGTGAAATAAAAAACAATGCAGAACTTTTAGGAATTGCTTTCAACAACATGGTCGAATTCATGAATTGCAAATCCGCAGGAGTCGTATATATTGCCCCATGCGAAGGTGTCCGCTCTGTCAATGATGTGATTAAACGACAATTAGACGAAGTAGCCAAAAACTTAATTGGCTAA
- a CDS encoding carboxypeptidase regulatory-like domain-containing protein, giving the protein MNFQISKDQTWITINPESGSSNGPSDRKIITVQVSRDGLQSGQYTGTITAKSSRGGSKTVEVKMTVGTPQPSEGEGSKEGSKEGTQEGTQEGTQEGTQEGEIEGQPESNISITGWINDTDTNPVAYATVELVSTNFKVYSDQTGLYIIEDVPKGTYVLSVNKEGYAPYSAEVEVGDILPVTVNVILVKQVKVQDIPNIESGATVTDSKGNAITIPPNSVFDEVGNPVTGPVEVYITPLDFTQPNDILAFPGGFQGVSTSKQGEQVDLESYGLADFTLKQDGKEMKLDTSAKANEPAEITLDLPDDSPLNAGEEVPLWYFDEEKGVWIESGKGTVYDKEGNKYYKASIQHLSWWNCDAPITEKTCIQGYIKDKEGKPVMGAVVKAIGVSYNGVTVVYSDVTGFFCVDVKGNSRVIIEVYLVGSQIPVYQKEIDANTSGNSCETDNCIELDDITAGFNSCIQGTVTDSDGNPLENVTVRSSSGTETITDGAGHYCLEAIGDMPITVYVISRPPVTVVSRTNTSCPAGDCVVADIKVEYPKDGSYVGIMNTTLKNKQNSQTKVTQYLISSSAVFASFGANLVPPINDLCSVQTFQYEISQEQQDLSQGLPQINWSGLDPGAPGLFQSAGKSVDMVRMSDTHVQETEMVQPWMYSIFVLDYTQTISTTSTQPNFTASWPGGFDIEEFSVNGQIPPPLEVTSPEIKQSPVYGPTFDFDPSQDLNITWNAPVTPVPGSFIEVSLSGKSYTFNEQGEVVNVVVIECTLNDDGSHVISKDLLQQLPVGTFAQPAYIVLTISRCNLQEFPVPLVKGGNGKFVVTAQNMLSAINSPNIPIPVK; this is encoded by the coding sequence ATGAATTTTCAGATTTCAAAAGACCAAACATGGATTACAATTAATCCTGAATCTGGTTCCAGTAATGGACCATCAGATAGAAAGATAATCACAGTTCAGGTGTCCCGAGATGGGCTACAAAGCGGTCAATATACAGGAACAATAACAGCAAAATCGTCACGAGGTGGTTCTAAAACTGTTGAAGTAAAAATGACCGTTGGAACTCCCCAGCCATCAGAAGGAGAAGGAAGCAAAGAGGGAAGCAAAGAAGGAACTCAAGAGGGAACTCAGGAGGGAACCCAGGAAGGAACTCAAGAGGGAGAAATCGAAGGGCAACCGGAGTCCAATATATCCATAACGGGTTGGATAAATGATACAGATACAAATCCTGTAGCATACGCAACTGTTGAATTAGTAAGTACAAATTTTAAGGTATATTCCGACCAAACTGGATTATACATAATAGAAGATGTCCCCAAAGGTACTTATGTGCTTTCTGTTAATAAAGAAGGGTATGCCCCTTATAGTGCTGAAGTTGAAGTCGGGGACATACTTCCAGTGACAGTAAATGTTATTCTCGTAAAACAAGTAAAAGTTCAGGATATCCCTAATATAGAAAGTGGTGCCACTGTTACAGACTCAAAAGGAAATGCCATAACAATTCCACCTAATTCAGTGTTTGATGAAGTTGGGAATCCCGTAACAGGTCCTGTTGAGGTATATATTACTCCTCTGGATTTCACTCAACCCAATGATATTTTAGCCTTCCCAGGAGGTTTTCAGGGGGTTTCTACCAGCAAGCAAGGAGAACAAGTTGATTTAGAATCATATGGATTAGCAGACTTTACATTGAAACAGGACGGTAAAGAGATGAAATTAGACACTTCTGCAAAAGCAAATGAACCAGCGGAGATAACGCTTGACCTTCCCGATGATTCGCCCCTGAATGCCGGAGAGGAAGTACCCTTATGGTATTTTGATGAAGAAAAAGGGGTCTGGATAGAGTCTGGCAAAGGAACCGTTTATGATAAAGAAGGAAATAAATATTATAAAGCATCCATCCAGCACTTGTCATGGTGGAATTGTGATGCTCCTATTACGGAAAAAACCTGTATCCAGGGCTATATCAAAGATAAGGAAGGAAAACCTGTAATGGGTGCAGTAGTTAAAGCAATTGGGGTTTCCTATAATGGTGTCACTGTCGTCTACTCTGACGTTACCGGTTTCTTCTGTGTTGATGTCAAGGGGAATTCCAGAGTCATCATTGAAGTATATTTGGTCGGTTCTCAAATTCCTGTATATCAAAAAGAAATTGATGCAAATACAAGTGGAAATTCATGTGAAACAGATAACTGTATTGAACTGGATGACATTACTGCAGGATTTAATAGTTGCATTCAGGGAACAGTTACGGATAGCGATGGGAATCCCTTAGAAAATGTGACCGTTCGTTCTTCCTCAGGAACAGAAACCATTACAGACGGGGCAGGGCATTATTGCCTTGAGGCGATTGGGGATATGCCCATTACAGTATATGTAATTAGTCGTCCTCCGGTAACTGTTGTTTCGCGAACAAATACTTCTTGTCCTGCAGGTGATTGTGTGGTCGCAGACATAAAGGTAGAATATCCCAAAGATGGTTCTTATGTCGGAATTATGAACACAACTTTAAAAAATAAACAAAACTCACAAACAAAAGTAACCCAGTACTTAATTTCGTCCTCAGCAGTCTTTGCTTCATTTGGGGCAAATCTGGTACCCCCAATAAATGACCTGTGTTCTGTTCAAACCTTCCAATATGAAATTTCACAAGAACAACAGGATTTGTCTCAGGGCCTTCCGCAGATTAATTGGTCAGGGCTTGACCCCGGCGCCCCCGGCTTGTTCCAGTCTGCAGGTAAATCGGTTGATATGGTGAGAATGTCAGATACACATGTGCAAGAAACTGAGATGGTCCAGCCATGGATGTATTCTATTTTTGTTCTGGATTATACGCAAACAATTTCTACAACAAGTACACAACCTAATTTTACTGCATCCTGGCCCGGTGGTTTTGATATAGAGGAATTTTCAGTGAACGGGCAAATTCCGCCCCCGTTAGAAGTTACTTCTCCAGAAATAAAACAGAGTCCTGTTTATGGACCAACTTTTGATTTCGACCCCAGTCAAGATTTGAACATAACATGGAACGCCCCCGTAACACCTGTTCCCGGAAGTTTTATCGAGGTGTCTCTCTCTGGAAAAAGTTATACTTTCAATGAACAAGGGGAGGTAGTTAATGTAGTAGTCATTGAATGTACCCTCAATGATGATGGGTCCCATGTAATTTCAAAAGATTTACTCCAACAACTACCTGTTGGGACTTTTGCACAGCCCGCGTATATCGTTCTGACGATTTCTCGTTGTAACTTACAAGAATTTCCTGTCCCATTAGTAAAAGGCGGTAATGGGAAATTTGTAGTTACTGCACAAAATATGTTGTCAGCCATTAATTCCCCAAATATACCTATTCCTGTCAAATAG
- a CDS encoding glycosyl hydrolase family 28-related protein produces the protein MRFLICTFILLFGENIIAENQVPYAINVIDMGAKNDGSADATQVFQQALDKASEIGGGMVLVPAGTYKILGNLKIPAGVTLQGTFRTPPTSHYPNKPNLVGSVLHAYAGKNQPEAEPFITLAGNNATLAGFIISYPEWSKDTVPPIPYPPAVYSKGTTDVAVYDCCIINPYEAIHFQDSARMMIRNVFGYPSFRGLYIDACYDISRVENCHFWPFGVTYQPNDPYCLWINENGTAFEFARTDWQYVTHTFCFGYGVGYKFSKTKNGACNGSFLGIGADCCRRAVLVEDLQPFGLLITNGEFVGRWESSDSAGIEIVPEAGNGKISLINCAFWGPLDRCIWHRSAKTQLTAIGTNFWEWDINGKGHPAIQVDRGKAIIQGNTFALGLLHVIVSKYCTSAIITGNQAEGGLFVINHAGEKTQMAMNEPPPSPPKKSCLKNYILKIGSVGDQTFVDNWHGSENGSEWKKVGTTKRWSKKQSIIRIPVIPNKEYTLTIDLYIPSPAKHPDNAILLNDEKIISLADIEGFQKVTAKIPAQPMDFIILSICSNTWSPQQQDPSSSDKRQLGIAVSEIQMKTCFAPGKPFILNNLFKSIPK, from the coding sequence ATGCGATTTTTAATATGTACCTTTATTCTTCTTTTTGGAGAAAATATAATAGCGGAAAATCAGGTTCCATACGCTATTAATGTAATTGACATGGGGGCAAAAAATGATGGTTCAGCGGATGCGACACAGGTATTTCAACAGGCATTAGATAAAGCCAGTGAAATTGGGGGTGGCATGGTTCTTGTTCCTGCGGGAACATATAAAATTTTGGGCAATTTAAAAATTCCAGCAGGTGTAACATTACAGGGAACATTTCGGACACCTCCCACTTCTCATTATCCCAACAAACCGAATTTGGTAGGGTCTGTTCTCCATGCGTATGCAGGAAAAAATCAACCAGAGGCAGAACCTTTTATTACCCTTGCTGGTAATAATGCTACATTAGCGGGATTTATCATATCCTACCCCGAATGGTCGAAAGATACGGTTCCTCCTATCCCTTATCCACCTGCAGTTTATTCAAAAGGGACAACAGATGTAGCAGTTTATGATTGCTGTATTATAAATCCCTATGAAGCGATTCACTTTCAAGACTCTGCCCGAATGATGATTCGGAATGTTTTTGGCTACCCATCATTTCGCGGATTATACATTGACGCATGCTATGATATTTCCCGTGTTGAAAACTGCCATTTCTGGCCCTTTGGTGTTACCTACCAACCGAATGACCCGTATTGCCTCTGGATAAATGAGAATGGTACTGCTTTTGAATTTGCCCGAACGGATTGGCAATATGTCACTCATACTTTTTGTTTCGGTTATGGTGTAGGATATAAATTCTCAAAAACGAAAAATGGTGCCTGTAATGGCAGTTTTTTAGGGATAGGAGCGGATTGTTGTCGTCGTGCGGTATTGGTCGAGGACTTACAACCTTTCGGTTTGCTAATAACTAATGGTGAGTTTGTAGGCAGATGGGAAAGTAGTGATTCTGCTGGTATTGAAATAGTTCCAGAGGCAGGGAATGGAAAAATTAGCCTTATCAATTGTGCCTTTTGGGGACCTTTAGACCGATGTATCTGGCATCGAAGTGCTAAAACACAGCTGACAGCCATCGGTACTAATTTTTGGGAATGGGATATTAATGGTAAAGGACACCCTGCAATTCAGGTTGACCGTGGAAAAGCCATTATTCAAGGGAACACCTTTGCTTTGGGGTTGCTACATGTGATAGTCAGCAAATACTGCACATCTGCTATTATCACTGGAAATCAGGCAGAAGGTGGGTTATTTGTTATCAATCATGCAGGTGAGAAAACACAGATGGCTATGAATGAACCGCCACCAAGCCCACCCAAAAAAAGTTGTTTGAAGAATTATATCCTGAAAATTGGCAGTGTAGGAGACCAAACTTTTGTTGACAACTGGCACGGTTCAGAAAATGGCTCCGAATGGAAAAAAGTTGGGACTACAAAACGTTGGTCAAAAAAACAATCTATTATTCGTATACCTGTCATACCTAACAAGGAATACACCCTCACTATTGATTTGTATATTCCATCACCAGCAAAACATCCTGATAATGCTATCTTATTAAATGATGAGAAGATTATATCTTTAGCAGATATAGAAGGTTTTCAAAAAGTAACAGCAAAAATACCTGCCCAACCAATGGATTTTATTATACTTAGTATCTGCTCAAATACATGGTCTCCTCAACAACAAGACCCATCATCAAGTGATAAACGTCAATTAGGTATTGCTGTAAGTGAAATTCAGATGAAAACATGTTTTGCACCAGGCAAACCATTCATATTGAATAACCTCTTCAAATCCATTCCCAAATAA
- the thiS gene encoding sulfur carrier protein ThiS, with amino-acid sequence MIRVIVNDEETLLPDGANISTLLKEKNLEGKTVVVVINDEIVEHTKYDITYLKEGDQIEIVRIVGGG; translated from the coding sequence ATGATCCGTGTCATTGTTAACGATGAAGAGACGTTACTCCCTGATGGAGCCAATATAAGTACATTATTGAAAGAAAAAAATCTTGAAGGGAAAACGGTCGTTGTTGTAATAAATGATGAGATTGTGGAACATACAAAATATGACATAACCTACCTAAAAGAAGGCGACCAAATTGAAATTGTTCGGATTGTAGGAGGCGGTTAA
- the thiE gene encoding thiamine phosphate synthase: MTLKERMEKFQQTDLYVVITEKLCKGRSSLYVLEECMKAGVKIVQFREKGGDDREKYEKAIQFRNITNDYGSLLIIDDRVDLALAVNADGVHLGQKDLPIYKIRELAPELIIGASTHNLEQALTAQEQKASYVNIGPIFPTQTKTDTATPLGLDTIGKIAPYLKIPFTCMGGIKLDNIDLVLKYGARHIAVVTAVTEAENIQYTVKQIRDKILSVH; encoded by the coding sequence ATGACCTTAAAAGAACGAATGGAAAAATTTCAACAAACAGATTTATATGTCGTTATAACCGAAAAACTATGTAAAGGACGTTCTTCCCTCTATGTGCTTGAAGAATGCATGAAAGCAGGAGTTAAAATTGTACAATTCCGCGAGAAAGGTGGAGATGATCGCGAAAAATACGAAAAAGCCATTCAATTTCGGAATATCACCAACGATTATGGTTCCTTATTAATTATTGATGACCGAGTTGATTTGGCATTGGCAGTAAATGCGGATGGAGTACATTTAGGCCAAAAAGATTTACCCATTTATAAAATAAGAGAACTTGCACCAGAACTAATAATTGGTGCATCAACCCATAATTTAGAACAAGCCCTTACTGCACAAGAACAAAAAGCCTCATATGTAAATATTGGTCCTATTTTCCCTACACAAACAAAAACAGACACAGCCACACCATTGGGACTTGATACCATAGGGAAAATAGCACCCTACTTAAAAATACCCTTTACATGTATGGGCGGTATTAAATTAGACAATATTGATTTGGTTCTTAAATATGGAGCACGTCACATTGCAGTTGTCACCGCAGTAACAGAGGCAGAAAATATTCAATATACCGTAAAACAAATAAGAGACAAAATCCTTTCTGTTCACTAA
- a CDS encoding glycosyltransferase family 2 protein: protein MNESEINSVMPVSVIIPCYNEAENIPLLVERIDQVFKEKININYECILVDDGSTDSTQEVLNSLRNSYPALRPLHLQKNCGQSFALWQGLKYAKGNHIVILDGDLQNDPNDIPNLLNELKTADFVQGYRKQRKDEWLRTWISKQANRIIRFILDNPVQDTGCALKAMKKECIPYIIPFNGSHRYYAFLLHSAGFHVTELPVNHYPRKYGTSKYNISGRLFKTLFDIIGLFWWKKRVLRCNK from the coding sequence ATGAATGAATCAGAAATAAATTCTGTTATGCCTGTTTCCGTTATTATTCCTTGCTATAACGAAGCAGAAAATATTCCACTATTAGTGGAGAGAATTGACCAGGTATTTAAGGAAAAAATCAATATAAATTATGAATGTATTCTTGTTGATGACGGAAGCACCGATTCCACACAAGAAGTCTTAAATTCATTACGCAACTCCTATCCTGCGTTAAGACCACTCCATTTACAGAAAAACTGTGGACAATCCTTTGCTTTATGGCAAGGATTAAAATATGCAAAGGGCAATCACATCGTCATCCTCGATGGCGACTTACAAAATGACCCGAACGACATCCCAAATTTGCTCAATGAATTGAAAACTGCAGATTTTGTGCAAGGATATCGTAAACAGCGGAAAGATGAATGGCTAAGAACATGGATTAGTAAACAGGCGAACAGGATTATCCGTTTCATATTGGATAATCCTGTCCAGGATACAGGATGTGCCTTGAAAGCTATGAAAAAAGAGTGTATCCCTTATATTATTCCTTTCAATGGCTCGCATCGGTATTATGCTTTTCTATTACATTCTGCTGGCTTCCATGTAACTGAATTGCCAGTGAACCATTATCCACGAAAATATGGGACATCAAAATATAATATAAGCGGAAGACTTTTCAAAACCCTTTTCGATATTATCGGCTTGTTTTGGTGGAAGAAAAGGGTGCTACGTTGTAATAAATAG
- a CDS encoding glycosyltransferase family 2 protein: MLPLEVSVIVPTYKERENLPELVERIRQVKEKNLPSLELIIIDDDSQDGSEEYIHSLAYAWCKIIVRKGEKGLSSAVLRGFKEANGKFIVVMDADLSHPPEKIPEMLEQLQQGADMVLGSRYVPGAKTDEEWGLFRWINSQVATLLARPLTTVKDPMSGFFALPRNIYEQSAPLNPTGYKIALELLVKCPVKKAVEIPIYFSQRAKGKSKLSLKEQIKYLIHLRRLYFFKYENLSYFVHFAIVGFSGTLVNLIALTILVFLGIPIRISVALAIIIAMLSNFVLNRWITFPHAVKSPWLPQLIGFVSACSLGAVVNYLVVLLLLHLFPMFERIPQIPALVGILAGLIFNFILSKNIVFRKTQN, encoded by the coding sequence ATGTTACCATTAGAAGTGTCCGTAATTGTTCCAACCTATAAAGAACGGGAAAATCTCCCAGAACTGGTAGAACGTATACGCCAGGTAAAAGAAAAGAACCTACCGTCTCTTGAACTCATTATTATCGATGATGATAGTCAGGATGGAAGTGAAGAATATATTCATTCATTAGCATATGCATGGTGTAAAATTATCGTTCGCAAAGGGGAGAAAGGATTAAGCTCCGCTGTATTAAGAGGTTTCAAAGAAGCAAATGGAAAATTTATTGTTGTGATGGATGCCGATTTAAGCCATCCGCCAGAGAAGATTCCTGAAATGCTGGAACAATTACAACAAGGGGCTGACATGGTACTCGGCTCACGTTATGTACCTGGTGCAAAGACAGATGAGGAATGGGGCTTATTCCGCTGGATAAACAGTCAGGTTGCAACATTATTAGCAAGACCATTAACGACTGTCAAAGACCCTATGAGTGGTTTTTTTGCATTACCTCGAAATATTTATGAGCAGTCTGCACCATTAAACCCCACTGGATACAAAATTGCTTTAGAACTCCTTGTAAAATGTCCCGTGAAAAAAGCGGTTGAAATACCTATTTATTTCTCACAGCGAGCAAAAGGTAAAAGTAAATTATCCTTAAAAGAACAAATTAAATACCTAATTCATTTACGACGACTTTATTTTTTCAAATACGAGAACCTGAGTTATTTTGTTCATTTTGCAATTGTTGGCTTCTCAGGGACACTTGTAAATCTTATTGCATTAACAATACTGGTTTTTCTGGGTATTCCGATACGAATCTCTGTGGCTCTCGCAATTATAATCGCAATGCTTTCTAACTTTGTTTTAAACCGTTGGATAACATTTCCCCACGCAGTTAAAAGTCCGTGGTTACCTCAACTTATTGGATTTGTAAGTGCCTGTTCATTGGGAGCAGTTGTCAATTACCTCGTGGTACTTCTGCTATTACACCTTTTCCCAATGTTCGAGCGTATCCCACAAATTCCAGCACTTGTCGGAATCCTCGCGGGGCTCATCTTCAATTTTATCCTTAGCAAAAATATTGTGTTCCGCAAAACACAGAATTAG
- the dapF gene encoding diaminopimelate epimerase has product MSQLVFTKMHGLGNDYLYIDARGGLPTENIPELSRRMSHRHLGAGADGIILILASETADFKMRIFNADGSEAETCGNGIRCFAKYVYERGLTHKTDFVIETLAGPNRVVLNIENGRVKSVRSCMGKPSFERSRIPMIGSEGQVIEEPIDVEGKVVKITAVNIGNPHAVIFVPDATQAPVTEFGPKIEHHHLFPKRTNVEFVSIIDRSNIVMRIWERGSGITMASGSGSCASALASMITNRTDHKVNVHLVYGSLTIEWAEDGYVYQEGPAEEVYTAIWQLPIP; this is encoded by the coding sequence ATGAGTCAACTTGTTTTTACAAAAATGCATGGATTGGGAAATGATTATTTATACATTGATGCTCGAGGTGGATTACCCACTGAGAATATCCCTGAATTATCGCGACGGATGAGTCATCGTCATCTGGGAGCAGGTGCAGATGGTATTATTCTTATTCTTGCTTCGGAAACGGCTGATTTTAAGATGCGTATTTTTAACGCAGATGGCAGTGAAGCAGAAACGTGTGGGAATGGTATCCGTTGTTTTGCAAAATACGTATATGAACGAGGACTCACACATAAAACGGATTTTGTTATTGAGACATTAGCTGGACCGAATCGAGTTGTTTTGAATATAGAAAATGGTAGGGTAAAGTCTGTACGTTCGTGTATGGGCAAACCAAGTTTTGAACGCTCCCGAATACCTATGATAGGCTCAGAAGGACAGGTTATTGAAGAGCCTATTGATGTGGAAGGTAAAGTTGTGAAAATCACAGCGGTTAATATCGGCAACCCACATGCAGTTATATTTGTTCCAGATGCCACACAAGCACCTGTTACAGAATTTGGACCAAAAATTGAACATCATCATTTGTTTCCTAAACGAACAAATGTAGAATTTGTTTCTATCATTGACCGTTCCAATATAGTTATGCGTATCTGGGAACGGGGTAGTGGGATTACTATGGCAAGTGGTAGTGGTTCTTGTGCCTCAGCCCTTGCTTCAATGATTACAAATCGCACCGACCATAAAGTAAATGTGCATCTTGTTTATGGTTCACTTACTATTGAATGGGCAGAAGACGGATATGTCTATCAAGAAGGTCCTGCAGAGGAAGTTTATACCGCTATATGGCAATTGCCAATACCGTAA
- a CDS encoding D-alanine--D-alanine ligase, with amino-acid sequence MENTKTFIPMRVGVLMGGVSSEHEISLLSGEGVVRALKTTEYEPIPIIIHRDFNWEFPEKRIMKIEEALVELKRLGIQVVFNALHGAYGEDGRIQGLLDWLHIPYTGSDCLACALAMNKVCSKAVAKMAGIRVADHIVFRKETWIWDRSETVHRVEKELGFPVVIKPSSQGSSVGVTIAGDGETVLVGIEQAMELDNEVLVEKFIKGREVTCGVWDCEEGKPPCALPVTEICPKTSSFFDYTAKYTPGATEEITPAPIAPEQTRKVQEMAVRAHQVIGCSTWSRSDFIIDEEGPVWIEINPIPGLTPTSLYPQEAKCAGISYEQMVQKFVEHALNKRV; translated from the coding sequence ATGGAGAATACCAAGACTTTTATTCCAATGCGGGTTGGTGTATTAATGGGCGGTGTAAGTTCGGAGCATGAAATATCGCTTTTATCAGGGGAGGGCGTAGTCCGTGCATTAAAAACAACAGAATATGAACCTATTCCAATTATTATTCATCGTGATTTTAATTGGGAGTTTCCTGAGAAGCGGATAATGAAAATTGAGGAAGCACTTGTAGAGTTAAAACGATTGGGAATACAAGTAGTTTTTAATGCATTACATGGTGCTTATGGTGAGGATGGACGCATTCAGGGACTATTAGATTGGCTTCATATCCCATATACGGGCTCTGATTGTTTGGCATGTGCTCTTGCAATGAATAAAGTGTGTTCTAAGGCAGTCGCAAAGATGGCAGGTATCCGTGTTGCTGACCATATTGTTTTTCGTAAAGAAACGTGGATTTGGGACAGGTCGGAGACTGTACATCGTGTGGAGAAGGAATTAGGCTTTCCAGTGGTGATAAAACCTTCATCTCAGGGGTCCAGTGTAGGAGTTACAATTGCAGGGGATGGAGAGACTGTCCTTGTGGGAATTGAGCAGGCAATGGAATTGGATAACGAGGTGCTGGTAGAAAAATTTATAAAAGGTCGCGAAGTTACATGTGGTGTATGGGATTGTGAAGAGGGGAAACCTCCATGTGCTTTGCCAGTTACAGAGATTTGCCCTAAAACAAGTTCATTCTTTGACTATACTGCGAAATATACACCAGGTGCTACTGAAGAAATTACACCTGCACCAATTGCCCCTGAACAAACTCGAAAGGTACAAGAAATGGCTGTGCGGGCACATCAGGTGATAGGCTGTTCTACATGGAGCCGAAGTGATTTTATTATCGACGAGGAGGGACCTGTCTGGATAGAAATAAACCCTATTCCTGGGCTCACACCAACATCTTTATACCCACAGGAAGCAAAATGTGCAGGTATTAGTTATGAGCAGATGGTACAAAAATTTGTTGAGCATGCTCTTAATAAGAGGGTTTAA